In Brevibacillus brevis NBRC 100599, a single genomic region encodes these proteins:
- a CDS encoding ABC transporter permease — protein sequence MRHFVWERYWSVVKKEVIQIKRDRPSLAIALVMPLMLLFLFGYAVNTDVNDIQMAVWNQSPSAASRELVDQFVHTHVFEVAAHVSSYKEIEAMLDDGSVNVALIIGPDYTRKRDRNEPVDVQMLINGSDPNIARTATSQAQLIVQHQAITLQEMKLQKQGLGELEQPLGLDTRVLFNPNMESIVFNIPGLIGLIMQNVTMILTAFSLVREKERGTMEQLIVTPIRPLELMLGKITPYVGVGLFSFCLVLLVGTYWFGVPVKGSISLLVTLSVLFLVTTLLLGIFISTVAKTQLQAMQMAFAFILPSVLLSGFMFPRDSMPLVIQWLGGLVPLTYFLEILRGIFLKGVGIDALWKDVVGMSSFCLLILTVAILRFRKKIE from the coding sequence ATGAGGCATTTTGTCTGGGAGCGTTACTGGTCTGTCGTGAAAAAGGAAGTCATCCAAATCAAACGGGATCGTCCCAGTCTAGCGATTGCACTGGTCATGCCGCTGATGCTGTTGTTTTTGTTCGGATATGCTGTCAATACAGACGTGAATGACATCCAGATGGCCGTCTGGAATCAAAGCCCTTCTGCTGCCAGTCGAGAGCTGGTAGATCAGTTCGTCCATACGCATGTATTCGAAGTGGCAGCCCATGTAAGTAGCTACAAGGAGATCGAAGCTATGTTAGACGATGGCTCCGTAAATGTAGCGCTCATTATCGGACCTGACTACACCCGCAAGCGTGATCGCAACGAGCCGGTAGACGTGCAGATGCTCATTAATGGCTCCGATCCGAATATTGCCCGCACTGCGACCTCTCAAGCGCAGTTGATCGTCCAGCATCAGGCGATCACGTTGCAGGAAATGAAGCTGCAAAAACAAGGCTTGGGGGAGCTAGAACAGCCACTCGGCTTGGATACACGCGTGCTGTTTAACCCCAATATGGAGAGTATCGTCTTCAATATTCCCGGCTTGATCGGGTTGATTATGCAAAACGTCACGATGATTCTGACGGCGTTTTCCCTCGTACGAGAGAAGGAGCGGGGAACGATGGAACAGTTAATCGTGACGCCGATACGCCCATTGGAGCTGATGCTCGGAAAAATTACCCCCTATGTAGGTGTAGGTCTCTTCTCGTTTTGTCTGGTGCTATTGGTTGGAACGTATTGGTTCGGAGTCCCGGTCAAAGGCAGCATTTCGCTTTTGGTGACTTTGTCTGTTTTGTTTTTGGTGACGACGCTTCTCTTGGGCATTTTCATTTCTACGGTGGCAAAGACCCAGCTTCAAGCGATGCAAATGGCATTCGCCTTTATCCTGCCTAGCGTGCTTCTCTCCGGCTTTATGTTCCCGCGCGATTCGATGCCGCTCGTGATACAATGGTTAGGCGGGCTCGTCCCGTTGACCTATTTTCTGGAAATCCTGCGGGGAATTTTCTTAAAGGGCGTGGGCATCGATGCGCTCTGGAAGGATGTCGTCGGAATGAGCAGCTTTTGTCTCTTGATCCTGACCGTCGCTATCCTGCGATTCCGCAAGAAGATCGAATAA
- a CDS encoding SRPBCC family protein: MSERSAKHSTFVIERNYKHSPARVFAAWAGQAAKASWFPKAEEFDFRVGGREFNRGGPPGGPVYTFDACYQEIVQNTRIVYSYTLNMEDKRMSVSVTTVEFESVDGGTRLIYTEQGVFLDGLDTPEQREHGTKVMLDRLGEVLDAQ, translated from the coding sequence GTGAGTGAAAGATCAGCCAAACATTCCACATTTGTCATTGAAAGGAACTATAAGCATTCCCCTGCTCGTGTATTCGCTGCATGGGCGGGTCAAGCAGCCAAAGCCAGTTGGTTTCCTAAAGCTGAAGAATTCGACTTCCGCGTCGGCGGCCGCGAATTCAATCGTGGTGGTCCGCCTGGGGGACCCGTTTACACATTCGATGCCTGCTATCAGGAAATCGTTCAGAATACGCGAATTGTATACTCTTACACGTTGAACATGGAAGACAAGCGGATGTCTGTCTCCGTGACGACGGTAGAATTCGAATCCGTAGACGGCGGCACGCGCTTGATCTATACCGAGCAGGGCGTTTTTCTGGACGGTCTCGATACACCTGAACAGCGTGAGCACGGAACAAAGGTGATGTTGGATCGGCTCGGAGAGGTTCTCGACGCCCAATGA
- a CDS encoding TetR/AcrR family transcriptional regulator has product MNKPPTFVEGLLQYVEELKDESEMTEKQRNILRASVKLFAEKGFHASSTSEIAKEAGVAEGTIFRHYKSKKDILLAVVAPVLVKFAAPFILKDVREIFKEQNHKTFSQIVTELYRNRIDLVLANEKHIRILLQEAFFHDEIREALVATVFTGVKEMANKLIEAKVEVGELRPLPTQAVFRAILSSMIGLVLFRQVLDNDEFTQFSDDEQIALTVDILLNGIGNHSI; this is encoded by the coding sequence ATGAACAAGCCGCCAACATTTGTAGAAGGCCTGTTGCAATATGTAGAAGAGTTGAAAGATGAGAGTGAGATGACGGAGAAGCAGCGCAATATTTTGCGTGCATCAGTGAAGCTGTTCGCTGAAAAAGGCTTCCATGCCAGCTCCACCTCTGAAATTGCCAAAGAAGCAGGAGTGGCAGAGGGAACGATTTTTCGCCACTATAAATCGAAAAAGGATATTTTACTTGCCGTCGTTGCACCTGTATTGGTCAAATTCGCGGCGCCGTTTATCTTGAAAGATGTCCGTGAGATCTTCAAAGAGCAGAATCATAAAACATTCTCCCAAATCGTGACAGAGCTGTACCGAAACCGGATCGATTTGGTGCTGGCGAATGAAAAGCATATTCGGATTTTGCTGCAAGAAGCTTTTTTCCATGACGAAATCAGGGAAGCACTGGTCGCTACCGTTTTCACGGGTGTGAAGGAGATGGCAAACAAGCTGATCGAAGCAAAGGTAGAGGTCGGCGAATTGCGTCCGCTCCCGACACAGGCTGTCTTTCGGGCGATCCTGTCCTCGATGATCGGGCTTGTTTTGTTCCGGCAAGTTTTGGATAACGATGAATTTACGCAGTTCAGCGACGACGAGCAAATCGCCCTGACCGTAGATATTTTGCTTAACGGGATTGGAAATCACTCTATCTAA
- a CDS encoding DNA topoisomerase III, protein MSKTVVLAEKPSVGRDIAKVLQCHKKGNGFFEGDKYIVTWALGHLVTLADPEAYGQQFGSWRIEDLPIMPSPLRLVVIKESNRQFQVVKQQLRRNDVGQIVIATDAGREGELVARWILELVHVNKPIKRLWISSVTDKAIREGFRNLKDGKNYENLFASAAARAEADWLVGINATRALTCKHNAQLSCGRVQTPTLAIVATREEEIRRFTPKPFYGLSAVAQGPIQLQWQDQQTKDFKTFSKEKADQLIAALKQEKNAEVIEITRAHKKTYAPQLYDLTELQRDANRMFGYSPKQTLSIMQGLYEHHKAVTYPRTDSRYLSADIVETLPDRIKAVQMKPYAPLAARILRAPIKANKSFVDDSKVSDHHAIIPTEQAVFLGDLSDKERKIFDLIVKRFLAVLLPAFEYEQTTIQAKIGNETFLAKGKTVLSQGWREAYDHDVEEDDAKDGVKEQILPSLAKGDRLQIQSISQTKGETKPPEPFTEASLLSAMENPAKYMANESKDLIKTIGETGGLGTVATRADVIEKLFNSFLLEKRGKHIFVTAKAKQLLELVPDEMQSPTLTAQWEQKLGAIAKGSLNKRAFIEEMKTYAKEVVQQIKNSDQTFRHDNLTRSRCPECNKFLLEVNGKRGKMQVCQDRECGYRKSIAKQTNARCPKCHKRLELRGEGEGQTFVCGCGHKEKLKTFQERRDKEKGSKVSKKEVSKYLKGQDKEPDEGINSALKDALSKLKFD, encoded by the coding sequence ATGAGTAAAACAGTTGTACTGGCAGAAAAGCCTTCGGTTGGACGAGACATTGCCAAAGTATTGCAGTGTCACAAAAAAGGAAACGGCTTTTTTGAGGGAGATAAATACATTGTAACGTGGGCGCTCGGGCATTTGGTTACTCTCGCTGATCCTGAAGCGTACGGGCAGCAATTCGGCTCGTGGCGAATCGAGGATTTGCCGATTATGCCGTCCCCATTGCGCTTGGTCGTGATCAAGGAAAGCAACAGGCAATTTCAGGTCGTCAAACAACAATTGAGACGCAATGATGTCGGGCAGATCGTCATTGCGACGGATGCAGGACGTGAAGGAGAGCTCGTAGCCAGGTGGATTCTCGAGCTGGTTCACGTGAATAAACCAATCAAACGTCTGTGGATTTCCTCGGTGACAGATAAGGCAATCCGTGAGGGCTTCCGCAATCTGAAGGACGGCAAAAACTATGAAAACTTGTTTGCCTCCGCTGCTGCTCGTGCAGAAGCCGACTGGCTCGTTGGAATCAATGCCACCCGCGCCTTGACGTGCAAGCATAACGCCCAGCTCTCATGCGGTCGTGTCCAGACGCCAACACTCGCCATTGTGGCAACGCGAGAAGAGGAGATTCGTCGCTTTACACCCAAGCCATTTTACGGACTGTCTGCGGTGGCCCAAGGTCCGATTCAGCTCCAATGGCAGGATCAGCAAACGAAGGATTTCAAAACGTTTTCCAAGGAAAAGGCTGATCAGCTAATAGCCGCTCTCAAACAGGAGAAAAATGCAGAAGTCATCGAGATTACTCGTGCGCACAAAAAGACGTATGCACCACAGCTGTACGATTTGACGGAGCTGCAACGGGATGCCAACCGGATGTTTGGCTATTCGCCAAAGCAGACACTGTCTATCATGCAAGGGCTATATGAGCATCACAAGGCAGTGACATACCCACGAACGGACTCTCGCTATCTCTCTGCTGATATCGTCGAGACGCTGCCGGATCGAATCAAGGCTGTCCAAATGAAGCCATACGCGCCCCTCGCCGCCAGAATCCTGCGGGCGCCGATCAAAGCGAACAAATCATTCGTGGATGACAGCAAAGTATCTGACCACCATGCGATTATCCCGACGGAGCAAGCTGTTTTTCTCGGTGATTTGAGCGATAAGGAGCGCAAGATTTTCGACCTCATCGTGAAGCGTTTCCTGGCCGTTTTGCTGCCTGCCTTCGAATACGAGCAAACGACCATCCAGGCAAAAATCGGGAATGAAACATTCCTGGCAAAAGGAAAAACCGTGCTCTCCCAAGGCTGGAGAGAGGCGTACGACCACGATGTAGAAGAAGACGATGCGAAGGACGGCGTAAAGGAACAAATCCTGCCTTCTCTTGCCAAAGGAGATCGTTTGCAAATCCAGTCGATTTCCCAGACCAAGGGCGAGACGAAGCCGCCAGAGCCATTTACAGAAGCGAGTCTGCTATCTGCGATGGAAAACCCGGCAAAATACATGGCAAACGAGAGCAAGGATTTGATCAAAACGATTGGGGAAACAGGCGGCCTTGGTACGGTAGCAACCCGCGCGGATGTGATTGAGAAGCTGTTCAACAGCTTTTTGCTAGAGAAGCGCGGCAAGCATATTTTTGTCACCGCAAAAGCCAAGCAATTGCTAGAGCTTGTCCCAGATGAAATGCAATCGCCGACCTTGACCGCCCAATGGGAGCAAAAGCTCGGTGCCATCGCCAAGGGAAGCTTGAACAAGCGAGCGTTTATCGAAGAGATGAAAACGTACGCCAAAGAAGTCGTCCAGCAGATCAAGAACAGCGATCAGACTTTCCGGCACGACAACCTGACCAGAAGCAGGTGCCCGGAGTGCAATAAGTTTTTGTTGGAGGTAAACGGAAAGCGCGGCAAAATGCAGGTGTGCCAGGACCGGGAATGCGGCTATCGCAAAAGCATTGCCAAGCAAACCAATGCCAGATGTCCAAAATGCCACAAAAGATTGGAGCTGCGCGGAGAAGGGGAAGGACAAACCTTTGTCTGCGGTTGTGGGCACAAGGAAAAACTGAAGACCTTCCAGGAGCGTCGCGACAAGGAAAAGGGCAGCAAGGTTTCGAAGAAAGAAGTATCCAAGTATTTAAAGGGGCAAGACAAGGAGCCGGACGAAGGAATCAACTCAGCGTTGAAAGACGCACTGTCCAAATTAAAGTTCGACTAA
- a CDS encoding VOC family protein has translation MISKVGQIMLYVNNQDQAVNFWTEKLGFRVVSEEKNGEMRWIEIAPAQGAETSIVLHNKEFVAKMSPGMNLGTPSLLFFSENIEELRNDLKNKNVKVGDIVTMPSGRVFNFADDEENYFAILEKK, from the coding sequence ATGATTAGCAAAGTCGGTCAAATCATGTTGTATGTCAATAACCAGGATCAAGCAGTGAACTTTTGGACCGAAAAACTAGGGTTTCGTGTGGTTTCAGAAGAGAAGAACGGTGAAATGAGATGGATTGAAATTGCTCCCGCACAAGGTGCTGAAACAAGCATCGTTCTGCACAATAAGGAATTCGTAGCGAAAATGTCGCCCGGAATGAATCTTGGCACTCCTTCGCTCCTGTTCTTTTCGGAAAATATCGAGGAATTGCGTAACGACCTTAAGAATAAAAATGTGAAGGTTGGAGACATTGTCACGATGCCTTCGGGCCGTGTCTTTAACTTCGCAGACGATGAAGAAAATTACTTCGCTATTCTGGAGAAAAAGTAA
- a CDS encoding MerR family transcriptional regulator, translating to MKSHWKVGELAKIAGITIRTLRFYDQIGLFSPSGYSPSGYRLYTEKDISRLQQILSLKELGLSLEQIKAVMAGDQLSLSDIVSIQIDSLKESIRMQQKLLHELENVSSRMQRNEPFTVEHFMNIIRTMRMKHEKFFAERKSSMDRHLDRLGEYLDEHPEEPG from the coding sequence ATGAAAAGTCATTGGAAAGTCGGAGAACTTGCGAAAATAGCGGGAATTACGATACGGACTTTACGTTTTTACGATCAGATAGGCTTGTTTTCACCATCTGGCTATTCGCCATCCGGATACAGACTCTACACCGAAAAGGACATTTCACGCCTACAGCAAATTTTGTCCTTAAAGGAATTGGGGCTATCGCTGGAGCAGATTAAAGCCGTTATGGCCGGAGACCAGCTCAGCCTGTCAGACATTGTTTCCATTCAAATAGACAGCCTGAAAGAAAGTATCCGCATGCAGCAGAAACTCTTGCATGAGCTTGAGAATGTTTCGAGTCGGATGCAAAGGAACGAACCGTTTACCGTTGAGCATTTCATGAACATCATACGAACGATGAGAATGAAGCATGAGAAATTTTTCGCTGAGAGAAAATCGAGTATGGATCGCCACCTCGACCGACTTGGTGAATATTTAGATGAGCATCCGGAAGAACCCGGATAA
- a CDS encoding HlyD family secretion protein, with the protein MKPIVRSICIGGLLLALSGCNWTAENHSSLSSTIEAIELPIVAEVGGLVTNVTAEEGSTVKKGQVLAQIDKRSYQMTVAEAQAALDQATAKLEEARAGSRDTTIQRSMANVQQANANIQLAQARKNQAQAGKARAAEQMTQAESQWQGAQQTLLYQQKRLEEATALFEKGAISAKDLDTQKEAVNQAKTQADQWAAQVAQTQAQYHSAQEDIAATVAQIGTAQAAQAAAQADLDQVKEGSTDYAIRALLAAQQQAKAKLDQALLQLEKSKITATDDGTLLRSSIEQGEVAKTGATLFTMMKSDQLELVVYIPEAQLNRVKKGQKVGIKVDAYPEETFTGTISRISEKAEFTPKNVQTPDERTKLVFAVTIHITDGLDKIKPGMPADVLLADEEGGQ; encoded by the coding sequence ATGAAACCAATTGTTCGCTCCATTTGTATCGGGGGACTCTTACTGGCTTTGTCAGGCTGCAATTGGACAGCGGAAAATCATTCGTCTCTGTCTAGCACAATCGAGGCCATCGAGCTGCCGATCGTAGCTGAAGTAGGCGGATTGGTGACAAACGTTACGGCAGAAGAGGGAAGTACAGTGAAAAAAGGACAAGTGCTGGCCCAAATCGATAAACGAAGCTACCAAATGACTGTGGCAGAAGCACAGGCAGCATTGGACCAAGCGACAGCCAAACTAGAAGAGGCGAGAGCGGGTTCACGCGACACAACAATCCAAAGAAGCATGGCCAACGTCCAGCAAGCAAATGCGAATATCCAACTGGCCCAAGCGAGAAAAAATCAGGCACAAGCAGGAAAGGCACGTGCTGCAGAGCAGATGACGCAGGCAGAATCGCAATGGCAGGGGGCGCAGCAGACCCTTTTGTATCAACAAAAACGACTCGAGGAAGCAACAGCGCTCTTTGAAAAAGGAGCGATCTCTGCCAAAGACCTCGACACGCAAAAAGAAGCAGTGAATCAGGCAAAAACGCAGGCAGATCAATGGGCGGCACAAGTAGCGCAGACACAGGCACAGTACCATTCTGCACAAGAAGACATCGCAGCAACTGTGGCCCAAATCGGTACAGCACAAGCCGCGCAAGCCGCAGCGCAGGCAGATCTCGACCAGGTGAAGGAAGGAAGTACTGATTATGCGATTCGGGCACTGCTCGCCGCCCAGCAGCAGGCGAAAGCGAAACTGGATCAAGCCTTATTGCAGTTGGAAAAGTCCAAGATTACGGCAACCGACGACGGTACTCTCTTGCGCTCCTCTATCGAACAGGGGGAAGTAGCAAAAACAGGTGCCACCTTGTTTACGATGATGAAGTCAGATCAGCTTGAGCTCGTCGTGTACATCCCGGAAGCACAATTGAATCGGGTGAAAAAAGGGCAAAAGGTTGGCATCAAGGTGGATGCCTATCCGGAAGAGACGTTTACAGGAACAATCAGTCGTATCTCGGAAAAAGCGGAATTCACGCCGAAGAATGTACAAACACCTGATGAACGCACCAAGCTCGTGTTCGCTGTTACGATACACATCACAGATGGACTCGACAAAATCAAACCAGGTATGCCTGCCGATGTGCTGCTGGCAGACGAGGAGGGAGGTCAATGA
- a CDS encoding ABC transporter ATP-binding protein has translation MNAAIQCEQLTKRFGDRVAVNSLTLTVPRGSIYGFLGPNGSGKSTTIRMLCGLLTPTTGKGTVLGFDVMTQSEEIKQRIGYMSQKFSLYEDLTVEENLDFYAGVYRLGAAERKERKTELIEMAGLTGREKQLAGSLSGGWKQRLALSCALLHKPELLILDEPTAGVDPVSRRIFWDVIHELARQGITVLVTTHYMDEAQTCDWIGFIFFGNLLAEGTPQALIDRMGVGNLEDVFIDLVRREEARQAAEEGVR, from the coding sequence ATGAACGCCGCTATCCAATGCGAGCAGTTGACGAAGCGTTTTGGAGATCGAGTAGCTGTGAACAGCTTGACGCTGACAGTTCCGCGAGGTTCGATTTACGGTTTTTTGGGTCCGAATGGCTCAGGGAAATCGACCACAATCCGGATGCTTTGTGGTTTGCTAACCCCGACGACGGGAAAGGGGACGGTTCTTGGCTTCGATGTCATGACACAGAGCGAGGAAATTAAGCAGCGGATCGGGTATATGTCGCAAAAGTTCAGCCTGTATGAAGATTTGACAGTGGAAGAAAATCTCGATTTTTATGCCGGGGTTTACCGATTAGGTGCAGCAGAACGCAAGGAGCGGAAAACGGAACTGATTGAGATGGCAGGCCTGACAGGCAGGGAAAAGCAGCTTGCGGGTTCGCTGTCAGGGGGATGGAAGCAACGCCTCGCGCTCTCCTGCGCTCTTTTGCACAAGCCGGAGCTGTTGATTTTGGACGAACCGACAGCAGGAGTCGATCCTGTTTCCCGCCGGATTTTTTGGGACGTGATTCATGAGCTGGCAAGACAGGGGATCACCGTGCTGGTAACTACACACTACATGGATGAGGCGCAGACTTGCGATTGGATCGGCTTTATCTTTTTCGGCAATTTGTTGGCGGAAGGCACTCCACAAGCGTTGATCGATCGTATGGGAGTAGGCAATCTGGAGGATGTCTTCATCGATCTGGTTAGGCGGGAGGAAGCCAGACAGGCGGCGGAGGAGGGAGTCAGATGA
- a CDS encoding Ig-like domain-containing protein has translation MKRLVQSLLAVTLMFSLTLNSNSVSAKSEKEELGVPNQFLDDEQLEENDAKFKSEYQLDSTYISDDLISYPKPGDVFVSVSNPIIAQTDVPTNIQPALTFPVPITFDNDPSTVVSLYKVEGKSPVSGKLEIRNNTLYIRPDKTLESNTKYAIEIDKGAIVSTIDSTKSIDKYLLQFVTSNNEAPVVIDVKPYGEETKVDVDAVITIKYDRKVISGTKKFLLMNDNGAKVPATFTVSNDTVTIQPKAPLKNNVEYYIDVAQGAVKDTSGNESYKYFSLFSTGTPSGGWDDLEFGDLSTEVE, from the coding sequence ATGAAGAGATTAGTTCAATCCTTACTCGCAGTAACACTCATGTTCAGTTTAACGCTAAACAGCAACAGCGTATCAGCAAAATCGGAGAAAGAAGAGCTTGGTGTACCGAATCAGTTCCTTGATGATGAGCAGCTAGAGGAAAATGACGCGAAATTCAAAAGTGAATACCAACTTGATAGCACGTATATTTCCGACGACCTAATCAGTTATCCAAAGCCTGGGGATGTGTTCGTATCAGTTTCTAATCCTATTATTGCGCAGACAGATGTTCCTACAAACATTCAACCTGCGCTAACATTCCCGGTGCCAATTACTTTTGACAATGATCCGTCAACAGTAGTATCGCTCTATAAGGTTGAAGGAAAATCACCAGTCAGCGGAAAATTGGAGATTAGAAATAACACACTCTATATTCGTCCTGACAAGACTTTGGAATCCAATACGAAATATGCGATCGAGATTGACAAAGGAGCAATTGTAAGCACCATTGATTCTACTAAATCGATCGATAAGTATTTATTACAGTTTGTGACCAGCAACAACGAAGCGCCTGTAGTAATCGATGTAAAGCCGTATGGAGAGGAAACAAAAGTGGATGTAGATGCGGTTATTACAATTAAGTATGATCGCAAAGTGATAAGTGGAACAAAGAAATTCCTATTAATGAATGACAATGGTGCGAAGGTTCCTGCAACTTTTACTGTCAGTAATGACACTGTAACGATCCAACCGAAAGCGCCTTTAAAAAATAATGTAGAGTACTACATAGATGTAGCCCAAGGAGCAGTAAAGGATACATCAGGGAATGAAAGCTATAAATATTTTTCCTTGTTTTCAACAGGCACCCCATCTGGTGGATGGGATGATCTAGAATTTGGTGACCTTTCAACAGAGGTTGAGTAG
- the purU gene encoding formyltetrahydrofolate deformylase: protein MQLLSEREWLAYREKNKDRARMLISCPDRAGIVAAVSNFLFQQGANIVQSDQYTTDPETGRFFMRIEFDLINLDERCEEIKQAFSPVAESFGMEWSLVEANKRKKVALFVSKEDHCLLELLWRWKSGELFADIAVVVSNHPDMQETVESFGIPYRCIPVTKDNKPQAEEEQIAAAEGVDLIVLARYMQILSPRFLEDYAMRIINIHHSFLPAFVGAKPYEQAYRRGVKLIGATAHYVTEELDAGPIIEQDVQRVSHQEDVETLKQLGRQVERTVLARAVRWHLEDRVLVYGNKTIVFP from the coding sequence ATGCAATTGTTATCAGAGAGAGAATGGCTCGCGTATCGAGAGAAAAACAAAGATCGTGCGCGCATGCTGATTTCTTGCCCGGATCGCGCGGGTATCGTCGCGGCGGTGTCGAACTTCTTGTTCCAACAAGGAGCCAACATCGTTCAATCTGACCAGTACACGACCGATCCGGAAACAGGCCGGTTCTTTATGCGCATTGAATTCGATCTCATCAATCTGGACGAGCGCTGTGAAGAGATCAAGCAAGCATTCAGCCCAGTAGCCGAGAGCTTTGGCATGGAATGGTCGTTGGTCGAAGCGAACAAGCGCAAAAAGGTTGCGTTGTTTGTTTCCAAAGAGGATCACTGTCTTTTGGAGCTCTTGTGGCGCTGGAAGTCCGGGGAGCTGTTCGCGGATATCGCAGTTGTCGTCAGCAACCATCCTGACATGCAGGAGACTGTCGAGTCCTTCGGTATTCCGTATCGTTGCATTCCAGTCACGAAGGATAACAAGCCGCAGGCAGAAGAAGAGCAGATTGCGGCAGCAGAGGGCGTCGATCTGATCGTTCTGGCTCGCTACATGCAGATTTTGTCCCCGCGCTTTTTGGAGGACTACGCGATGCGGATTATCAATATCCACCATTCCTTCCTCCCAGCCTTTGTCGGAGCGAAGCCTTACGAGCAGGCGTATCGTCGCGGCGTGAAGCTAATCGGAGCGACTGCGCATTACGTCACAGAAGAGCTGGACGCAGGTCCGATTATCGAGCAAGACGTTCAACGTGTATCGCATCAGGAAGACGTCGAGACACTAAAGCAGCTGGGACGTCAGGTAGAGCGTACGGTGCTGGCACGTGCAGTTCGTTGGCATCTGGAGGATCGGGTGCTGGTGTACGGTAACAAGACGATTGTGTTCCCATAA
- a CDS encoding MFS transporter, which translates to MKAAALESSHRAGLNEWIGLAVLSLPALLVSIDLSVMILALPHISVSIGADSTEQLWIMDIYGFMLSGFLITMGSLGDRLGRRKLLMFGAGAFGLASVLAAYSSTSGMLIAARALLGIAGATVSPSSLALISNMFRDHKQRSLAIGIWFMCSMGGMALGPVVGGMMLEHFSWGSIFLLGVPIMALLLLTATHLLPEYRDPAPGHLDMTSVMLSMCTILPTIYGLKEIAKQGIHTLPLIAIVAGVVFGTLFVRRQQRLDSPLMDLRLFANPAFSTALGGLFGITLTGASMFFIAQHLQFVEGLSPLAAAMCMLPGVVASMAGMLLSPIIARWVRPSLLIGAGLVVSATGCFLLSQVEAGSGLSTLIVGYIFFHVGAAPFASLSSDLIIGSAPPAKAGSAASLLQTSGEFAFALGIAVLGSIGTYVYRTQIASFIPGDVTMLTSAASRESLAGAVSAAKALPEPIGSPLLHGAQIAFTDSMHAVVTISGVLMIAIAILTVIKLRHIPPIGQKAPGEM; encoded by the coding sequence ATGAAAGCTGCTGCGCTTGAATCGAGTCACCGGGCCGGTTTGAACGAATGGATTGGACTTGCCGTACTTTCCTTGCCTGCACTGCTCGTTTCGATAGATTTGTCGGTCATGATTCTCGCACTTCCTCACATAAGTGTCTCTATCGGCGCTGACAGTACAGAACAGCTCTGGATCATGGATATATACGGCTTCATGCTCTCGGGGTTTCTGATCACGATGGGCTCGCTCGGAGATCGGCTCGGACGCCGTAAGCTGCTGATGTTCGGAGCAGGGGCATTCGGTTTGGCTTCGGTGTTGGCTGCTTACTCCAGCACCTCTGGGATGCTGATTGCAGCACGGGCGCTGCTTGGCATAGCCGGGGCAACGGTATCGCCTTCGTCCCTGGCATTGATCAGCAATATGTTCCGCGATCATAAGCAGCGTTCCCTCGCCATAGGCATATGGTTCATGTGCTCCATGGGAGGCATGGCGCTTGGCCCAGTAGTCGGCGGGATGATGCTGGAGCATTTTTCATGGGGTTCGATTTTTCTACTCGGCGTTCCTATCATGGCGCTGCTGTTGTTGACTGCAACCCATCTTCTGCCCGAATATCGGGATCCCGCACCTGGTCATTTGGATATGACTAGCGTCATGCTGTCGATGTGCACCATTCTACCAACAATTTACGGCCTAAAGGAAATCGCTAAGCAAGGTATACATACCTTGCCGCTCATTGCCATCGTGGCTGGCGTTGTTTTCGGGACGTTATTCGTAAGACGGCAGCAACGATTGGACAGTCCGCTAATGGATTTGCGCCTATTCGCAAACCCCGCCTTCAGCACAGCACTGGGCGGCTTGTTCGGCATCACTTTGACAGGTGCTTCCATGTTCTTCATCGCACAGCATCTTCAATTCGTGGAAGGACTATCGCCGCTTGCGGCAGCGATGTGCATGCTCCCGGGAGTGGTTGCGTCGATGGCAGGCATGTTGTTGTCGCCGATCATCGCTCGGTGGGTCCGACCGTCGCTCCTTATCGGGGCAGGCCTTGTCGTCTCGGCGACTGGTTGTTTTCTACTGTCCCAAGTAGAGGCGGGATCCGGGCTCTCAACCCTGATCGTCGGTTATATCTTTTTTCATGTAGGAGCCGCCCCGTTTGCGAGCTTGTCCAGCGATCTCATTATCGGCTCAGCCCCGCCTGCAAAAGCAGGTTCGGCGGCGTCCTTGCTGCAAACGAGCGGTGAATTCGCATTCGCACTGGGTATTGCTGTATTAGGCAGCATCGGAACATACGTGTACCGCACTCAAATTGCCAGCTTCATACCGGGAGATGTTACGATGTTAACATCCGCAGCCTCCCGCGAAAGTCTCGCTGGGGCAGTCTCGGCGGCTAAAGCTTTACCCGAACCTATTGGTTCACCACTTCTTCATGGCGCCCAGATAGCATTTACCGACAGCATGCATGCTGTTGTGACCATTAGCGGCGTGCTCATGATCGCTATCGCCATACTCACCGTGATCAAGCTTCGGCATATCCCCCCCATCGGGCAGAAAGCGCCAGGTGAGATGTAA